A window of the Desulforapulum autotrophicum HRM2 genome harbors these coding sequences:
- a CDS encoding ATP-binding protein, whose protein sequence is MTDLQKFKTFYQLFRDVSRVVHAKSDIDEVLDLVVSRIVQGIGASGGALCVMDNSLGSLRVRSSYGVSESYLALAPLAGKDLLAWPEPDDGIHIIDDIFNAPRVKFPKEAWDEGVRMMVDVPLKVQDQIFGFTRIYFSEKREFSEDELDFAWAVNEQTSCAINHDEEIKSHILQYNQLASKADRMSSLGRMAAGIAHEINNPLTGILLYSSNLSKKADPGPFKEGLEIIMHETQRCKKIIQGLLDFSREKKPQKIQANINKVIEKSLALMDNELFIRRIKVVRDFDYDIKSFSLDPDQLEQVLVNLLFNAVHAVEEKGLITIRSKNSEDGKSIVVEVEDNGCGIHKDNLKKIFEPFYTTRSSGTGLGLSVSYGIIRNHQGRIKILSEPGVGTLITLNLPVLEEENHLR, encoded by the coding sequence ATGACAGATCTACAAAAATTCAAGACTTTTTATCAGCTTTTCAGAGATGTCAGCAGGGTTGTTCATGCTAAGAGCGATATTGATGAGGTGCTTGACCTTGTGGTTTCAAGGATTGTCCAGGGAATTGGTGCAAGTGGCGGGGCTCTTTGCGTCATGGACAATTCCCTGGGCAGTCTTCGTGTGCGCTCCTCCTATGGTGTTTCCGAAAGCTATCTTGCCCTGGCGCCTTTGGCCGGTAAGGATCTATTGGCCTGGCCTGAACCCGACGATGGGATCCACATCATTGATGATATCTTTAATGCCCCAAGGGTGAAATTTCCCAAGGAGGCCTGGGATGAGGGAGTTCGCATGATGGTGGATGTGCCCCTCAAGGTCCAGGACCAGATTTTTGGGTTTACCCGGATATATTTTTCAGAAAAACGTGAATTTTCAGAGGATGAGCTGGATTTTGCCTGGGCCGTCAATGAACAGACTTCCTGTGCCATCAACCACGATGAGGAGATCAAATCCCACATTCTCCAGTATAACCAGCTTGCCAGCAAGGCCGATCGCATGTCTTCCCTTGGCCGTATGGCCGCAGGCATTGCCCATGAGATCAACAACCCCCTGACCGGGATTCTGCTCTATAGTTCAAATTTGTCGAAAAAGGCGGACCCGGGCCCCTTTAAGGAGGGACTTGAGATTATCATGCACGAGACCCAGCGGTGCAAGAAGATCATCCAGGGATTGCTGGATTTTTCAAGGGAGAAAAAACCCCAGAAGATTCAGGCCAACATAAACAAGGTGATCGAAAAATCCCTTGCCCTGATGGACAATGAACTTTTTATCCGGCGGATCAAGGTGGTGCGCGATTTTGATTATGATATCAAAAGCTTTTCCCTTGATCCAGACCAGCTTGAACAGGTGCTGGTCAATCTTTTGTTCAATGCCGTCCACGCCGTAGAGGAAAAGGGCCTCATTACCATTCGTTCAAAAAACAGTGAGGATGGAAAATCCATTGTTGTGGAGGTAGAAGACAACGGGTGCGGGATTCATAAGGACAATTTAAAGAAAATTTTTGAGCCGTTCTATACCACCCGGTCCAGTGGAACAGGTTTGGGGCTTTCTGTCAGTTATGGAATCATAAGAAATCATCAGGGCAGGATTAAGATTCTAAGTGAGCCTGGCGTTGGCACCTTGATCACATTAAACCTACCTGTTTTGGAGGAGGAGAACCATCTTAGATGA
- a CDS encoding NADH-quinone oxidoreductase subunit B family protein, protein MAVNVASEWLNSCSGCEIAILNLGETLLDLLPKINFVHIPVLMDHKHLGQLGDKQHIDIPKATVGLVSGGIRNEEHLEVAMEMRKKCDIVIALGTCATHGGIPALINSVTNEELFDRYYATESTDSGAQVPTKGISPLLDRCYALDEHIKVDIYLPGCPPHPDQIATAILALLNGETPELPFKSVCDTCPTKRMGKGAVKGIKRAVECPEFDPDKPIDEMRCLLEQGYLCMGPVTRAGCAGTNGEAPRCISARVPCRGCYGPVQQKGNQLLDMLNALASNGIDLSQLPDRDSLLRFSGAHNRLVVKQGKKTRR, encoded by the coding sequence ATGGCCGTTAACGTAGCCAGTGAGTGGCTGAACTCGTGTTCAGGCTGTGAAATTGCGATCTTGAATCTTGGAGAAACCTTGCTGGACCTGCTTCCCAAGATCAATTTTGTTCATATTCCCGTGCTCATGGATCACAAGCATCTGGGACAACTTGGGGATAAACAACACATCGATATCCCCAAGGCAACCGTTGGGCTTGTGAGTGGCGGTATCAGGAATGAAGAACATCTGGAAGTGGCAATGGAGATGCGCAAAAAATGCGACATTGTCATCGCCCTTGGCACCTGTGCCACCCACGGCGGGATTCCTGCACTCATCAATTCGGTTACCAATGAGGAGCTCTTTGACCGGTACTATGCAACGGAAAGTACGGATTCCGGTGCCCAGGTGCCAACCAAGGGTATCTCGCCCCTGCTCGACCGGTGTTATGCCCTGGACGAGCACATTAAGGTGGACATCTACCTTCCTGGCTGTCCTCCCCATCCCGATCAAATTGCCACAGCCATTCTTGCCCTGTTGAACGGTGAGACCCCTGAGCTGCCCTTTAAGAGTGTCTGTGATACCTGTCCGACCAAACGTATGGGCAAGGGGGCTGTCAAGGGCATCAAGCGGGCTGTGGAGTGTCCAGAATTTGATCCGGATAAACCCATTGACGAAATGCGCTGCCTGCTTGAACAGGGGTATCTGTGCATGGGACCTGTGACACGGGCGGGCTGTGCCGGCACCAATGGCGAAGCACCCCGCTGTATTTCCGCCAGGGTCCCCTGCCGGGGCTGCTATGGCCCTGTTCAGCAAAAGGGCAACCAGCTCCTTGACATGCTCAACGCCCTTGCAAGCAACGGCATTGACCTGTCGCAGCTGCCGGATCGGGACAGCCTGCTGAGATTTTCAGGGGCCCACAACAGGCTTGTGGTCAAACAAGGGAAAAAAACCAGGAGATAA
- a CDS encoding sensor domain-containing diguanylate cyclase, protein MGGLTKLFSQLKEYVLGHEDWLMEKILSYAKQRNYTKYTSTLKEAWRLSITGLSKSLIEALDVKGKDLELGPHEEYTSDPASHFGRIEAERHRQRGISIDMFLGLMKYYRQSYSDLIRESKFKDDIKYQYEQIIKRFFDRVEIGFCTEWASTGDEDIVKELQRNNRVMTNEKNKYLTIFESLSMPVFIVGLDGTIENMNHAASGMLHYDTAPGTQYYGEKDTLKLFFIEVFPWLDKSFKNFISGTDTKKTFETAINDKGQFFFISFSRSLDISGKFSNAIAIIEDITKRKTMEKELEKLATTDPLTGAKNRRSFLNLFEKEMKRSKRYNYTLALVMIDIDHFKKINDNFGHETGDKILNLLVAKCHSVLRDSDIFARWGGEEFIILLPETDLLQASSAAERLRGALAQSELRTNDGTNINFTVSIGFTIFGNKNILIDEIIKKADKALYLAKKQGRNRAVFL, encoded by the coding sequence ATGGGAGGTCTGACAAAATTGTTTTCTCAACTAAAGGAATACGTTTTAGGCCATGAAGATTGGCTTATGGAAAAAATCCTGAGTTATGCAAAGCAAAGGAATTATACAAAATACACCTCTACTTTGAAAGAAGCATGGAGGCTTTCGATCACCGGCTTGTCAAAATCCTTAATTGAGGCCTTGGATGTGAAAGGTAAAGATCTTGAACTGGGACCGCACGAAGAATACACTTCTGACCCCGCATCACATTTTGGCAGAATTGAAGCTGAAAGACACAGACAAAGAGGTATCAGTATAGACATGTTTTTGGGACTGATGAAATATTATCGTCAGTCCTATTCTGATCTAATACGTGAATCAAAATTTAAGGATGATATTAAATACCAATATGAACAAATCATCAAGAGATTCTTTGATCGTGTAGAAATAGGATTTTGTACAGAATGGGCATCTACTGGAGACGAAGATATCGTAAAGGAATTGCAGCGTAACAATCGAGTGATGACCAATGAGAAAAATAAATATCTCACTATTTTTGAAAGTCTGTCCATGCCAGTTTTTATTGTGGGTCTGGACGGGACTATAGAAAATATGAATCATGCTGCATCAGGAATGCTTCATTATGATACTGCACCGGGCACACAATACTATGGAGAGAAAGATACACTTAAATTATTTTTCATAGAAGTATTTCCTTGGTTAGATAAATCTTTCAAAAATTTCATATCAGGAACTGACACGAAAAAAACATTTGAAACGGCTATAAATGATAAAGGTCAATTCTTTTTCATTTCCTTTTCCCGCTCTCTTGATATTTCCGGTAAATTCTCTAACGCCATAGCTATTATAGAAGATATTACAAAAAGAAAAACCATGGAAAAGGAGTTAGAAAAGCTTGCCACAACAGATCCCTTAACTGGAGCAAAAAACAGAAGATCTTTCCTTAATTTGTTTGAAAAAGAAATGAAACGGTCTAAAAGATATAATTACACTCTGGCTCTGGTTATGATTGATATTGATCATTTTAAAAAAATAAATGATAATTTTGGGCATGAGACAGGTGACAAGATATTAAACCTGCTCGTCGCTAAGTGCCATAGTGTTTTAAGAGATTCAGATATTTTTGCCAGATGGGGAGGAGAAGAATTTATTATACTTCTTCCTGAAACTGATCTTCTCCAGGCATCTTCTGCAGCCGAAAGGTTACGAGGTGCATTGGCCCAAAGTGAACTGAGGACTAACGATGGCACAAATATTAATTTTACTGTCAGTATTGGCTTTACGATTTTTGGAAACAAAAACATATTAATAGATGAAATTATAAAAAAAGCAGATAAAGCTTTGTATCTGGCAAAAAAACAAGGGCGGAATCGAGCCGTTTTCTTGTAA
- a CDS encoding Ni/Fe hydrogenase subunit alpha produces the protein MGKTINIQPLSRIEGHASIEIKLDDQGNVADAITHFNSIRGFEKFVEGKPAEEVTRIVTRICGICPWHHHMSSVKAVDACFDAEVAPAGHLLRECMQNMAHINDKILHFYFLAAPDFVMGPDADYSVRNVMGIANAAPDLARQVIRMRQKSQMMMEKFAGKVIHPIAGVPGGFSKPMNESQRQEMVEDSKELLEFAKFSIKHAKEEIFPKYLDLVTTLGTITTGFIGTVDKDGSLNFYDGKIRLMRPDGSFDDFEDTDYLDYISERTLDVSYGKYPYAKSWNEGFSMDLDAPKGIYRSNCLARINCCDQIPTPLAQKELEEFRKSFGKPAQHTLLYHWARLIELVYSCEKTLELLNNPAITGKETRCTVTPKAGRGVGHVEAPRGTLIHDYTTDENGCIKTANLIVGTTHNLAPISMSVKQAANMLIKNGQVDETILNKVEMAVRAYDP, from the coding sequence ATGGGAAAAACGATAAATATACAGCCCCTTTCAAGGATCGAGGGTCATGCCAGTATCGAGATCAAGCTGGACGACCAGGGTAATGTGGCCGACGCCATTACCCACTTTAACTCGATCCGGGGATTTGAAAAATTTGTAGAAGGAAAACCTGCCGAAGAGGTCACAAGGATCGTGACCCGCATCTGCGGTATCTGCCCCTGGCACCACCACATGTCAAGCGTAAAGGCCGTTGATGCCTGCTTTGATGCTGAGGTTGCTCCCGCCGGTCACCTGCTGCGTGAATGCATGCAGAATATGGCCCACATCAACGATAAAATTCTTCATTTCTATTTCCTTGCGGCCCCGGACTTTGTCATGGGACCGGATGCCGACTATTCCGTCCGGAACGTCATGGGTATTGCCAATGCCGCACCTGATCTTGCACGTCAGGTGATTCGCATGCGCCAGAAGAGTCAGATGATGATGGAGAAATTTGCCGGAAAGGTGATTCATCCCATTGCAGGTGTCCCTGGCGGGTTTTCAAAACCCATGAACGAAAGCCAGAGGCAGGAGATGGTCGAGGATAGCAAGGAACTGCTTGAATTTGCGAAGTTTTCCATCAAGCATGCCAAGGAAGAAATTTTTCCAAAGTATCTTGACCTTGTCACCACCCTTGGTACCATTACCACGGGTTTCATCGGCACTGTGGACAAAGACGGAAGCCTCAACTTCTACGACGGTAAGATACGTCTCATGCGCCCCGATGGTTCCTTTGACGATTTTGAAGACACCGACTATCTGGACTATATCTCCGAGCGCACTCTGGATGTTTCCTATGGAAAATACCCCTACGCCAAGTCCTGGAACGAGGGATTCTCCATGGATCTTGATGCACCCAAGGGGATCTACCGCTCTAACTGTCTTGCCAGGATCAACTGCTGCGATCAGATTCCGACCCCCCTTGCCCAGAAAGAACTGGAAGAGTTCAGGAAAAGTTTTGGCAAGCCTGCCCAGCATACCCTGCTCTATCACTGGGCACGTCTCATTGAGCTTGTCTATTCCTGTGAAAAGACCCTGGAGCTTTTGAACAATCCAGCCATCACAGGCAAGGAGACCCGCTGCACGGTGACCCCCAAGGCAGGCAGGGGCGTCGGCCATGTGGAGGCTCCCAGGGGAACCTTGATTCATGACTACACAACCGACGAGAACGGCTGTATTAAAACGGCCAACCTCATTGTCGGCACCACCCACAACCTTGCGCCCATTTCCATGAGCGTAAAGCAGGCGGCCAATATGCTCATCAAAAACGGCCAGGTGGACGAGACCATATTAAATAAGGTAGAGATGGCGGTCCGCGCCTACGACCCCTGA
- a CDS encoding VRR-NUC domain-containing protein, giving the protein MDEHNLDDMLEHWETAIRDGKIPAPYCVERIAILARKKKDYALVVSICEQYISLLNKIYPKNEKVGIKAGSTYAAIEDRLVKAKLLLEGKKIPYKKKAQIKAPVVDINLIRRGKKKWKSPLTNKWVLIEEAVLDYYRLSGWKGYSHEGGLILNLIKAMSFPEIGMDHRCTFIEALYAQNVAFEKDRFEIPWLLKNIKSATKNQVKKNFARMISTEEYEVVYEMGGDTWTQTKSESVLQYFPFLEGWMLIQLYENLGGDSIYKIAQIFATDPYKYRKGWPDLTIWKDGEVKFLEVKSPNDTMRKSQETIISKIMNPLNLDFAFVKISSTPSY; this is encoded by the coding sequence ATGGATGAACACAACTTAGATGACATGCTTGAACATTGGGAAACAGCAATCAGGGATGGTAAGATCCCAGCACCATATTGTGTTGAAAGAATTGCAATTTTGGCCAGGAAAAAAAAAGATTACGCTTTGGTGGTTTCAATTTGCGAGCAATATATTTCATTGCTAAATAAAATTTATCCTAAAAATGAAAAAGTAGGTATTAAAGCAGGGTCAACGTATGCCGCGATTGAAGATCGTTTAGTCAAAGCAAAACTACTACTCGAAGGTAAAAAAATCCCATATAAGAAAAAGGCACAGATAAAAGCACCAGTTGTTGATATTAATTTAATACGGAGAGGTAAAAAGAAATGGAAAAGCCCCCTGACAAACAAATGGGTTTTAATTGAAGAAGCAGTGTTAGATTACTATAGACTAAGTGGTTGGAAAGGTTATTCTCATGAAGGTGGTTTGATTCTTAATCTTATAAAAGCAATGTCTTTTCCAGAAATAGGCATGGATCATAGATGTACTTTTATTGAGGCTCTTTATGCACAGAATGTTGCCTTTGAAAAAGATAGATTTGAAATCCCTTGGCTCCTAAAAAACATTAAATCGGCAACTAAAAATCAGGTAAAAAAGAACTTTGCGAGGATGATCTCAACGGAAGAATATGAAGTTGTATATGAAATGGGTGGCGATACTTGGACACAAACAAAAAGTGAGTCTGTTCTGCAATACTTTCCATTTTTAGAAGGTTGGATGCTTATTCAATTGTATGAAAACCTCGGTGGTGATTCGATTTATAAGATAGCTCAAATATTTGCAACAGATCCATATAAATATAGAAAAGGTTGGCCAGATTTAACAATTTGGAAAGATGGGGAAGTTAAATTTTTAGAAGTAAAAAGTCCTAATGATACAATGCGGAAAAGCCAAGAAACAATTATTAGTAAAATTATGAATCCATTAAATCTGGATTTTGCTTTTGTCAAAATTTCCTCAACGCCCAGCTATTAA
- a CDS encoding sulfite exporter TauE/SafE family protein, translating to MNRTNRLLYMVAALVGLVWLFFFPHFRQAFLKQFYFMPFLGVVAATVANTTPAAAGIVYFPVLTRLSIDPATAVQFSLIIQAYGMGLGSFKWFLFNKKLFMVKLLPLCFLGGTIGIVIGIVFVPIDTPEILTLIFNSIGFIFTQIIFFSILLKRTYPNFTIDLNRSNVIVLFVFSLVGGIISGWIGFGIDTIFYFLLTFWYRINPAMAIVTSISLMAALSVVGTVLNLVFNSVPLALWYSAVPGVTLAGLFLASYFAVRLGARNILVLFAFLLTVDFLMAFWTQNTVPMSHTFRMILTYLIVGYLLVIHVKIFKQSYKDVNKELGEFQPNDIR from the coding sequence ATGAATAGAACAAACCGTCTGCTATATATGGTGGCCGCTTTGGTTGGCTTGGTGTGGCTGTTTTTTTTCCCCCATTTCAGACAAGCGTTTCTCAAACAGTTCTACTTTATGCCCTTTCTGGGTGTGGTTGCCGCAACCGTTGCCAACACCACCCCCGCCGCCGCTGGGATCGTCTATTTTCCCGTCTTGACAAGGCTTTCCATTGATCCTGCAACGGCCGTTCAGTTCAGTCTCATCATCCAGGCCTATGGCATGGGACTTGGCTCCTTTAAATGGTTTTTGTTCAACAAAAAACTTTTCATGGTAAAACTTCTTCCCCTCTGTTTTTTGGGTGGCACCATTGGTATTGTTATCGGAATTGTTTTTGTTCCCATTGACACGCCTGAAATATTGACCCTGATTTTTAATTCCATCGGTTTTATCTTTACCCAGATCATTTTCTTTTCAATCCTTCTCAAACGCACCTATCCCAATTTTACGATAGATCTAAACCGCTCTAATGTTATCGTCCTCTTTGTCTTTTCCCTTGTTGGGGGCATTATCTCCGGTTGGATCGGGTTTGGCATAGACACGATATTTTATTTTCTTTTAACCTTTTGGTACCGGATCAACCCTGCCATGGCAATTGTGACAAGTATTTCCCTCATGGCGGCCCTGTCCGTTGTGGGGACGGTTCTAAATCTTGTCTTTAATTCAGTGCCCCTTGCGCTATGGTATTCGGCAGTGCCCGGGGTGACCCTGGCCGGCCTTTTCCTTGCTTCATACTTTGCCGTTCGCCTGGGTGCCAGAAATATTCTTGTACTCTTTGCCTTTCTTTTGACGGTTGATTTCTTGATGGCCTTCTGGACCCAGAACACCGTCCCCATGAGCCATACCTTCAGAATGATCTTAACCTATCTTATTGTTGGATATCTGCTGGTTATCCATGTGAAAATATTCAAGCAGAGCTATAAGGATGTAAATAAAGAGCTTGGCGAATTTCAGCCCAATGACATCCGGTAA
- a CDS encoding response regulator, protein MFQRKILIIDDEDVICKACKMVLNEQEFSCDHCLSGVEGLERVMNGSYDMLLLDMKLKDMDGMEILERVKKEKPDLYVIVITGYSTLANTVKAMKLGANDYLSKPFADHELIKAVKDLLNNDLLNKDQ, encoded by the coding sequence ATGTTTCAACGTAAAATTCTGATTATAGATGATGAAGATGTGATCTGCAAGGCATGCAAAATGGTTTTAAATGAACAGGAATTTTCATGCGATCATTGTTTGTCCGGTGTTGAGGGGCTTGAACGGGTGATGAACGGGTCCTATGACATGCTTCTTTTGGACATGAAGCTCAAGGATATGGACGGCATGGAGATCCTGGAGCGGGTAAAGAAGGAGAAACCTGACCTTTATGTGATTGTTATTACGGGCTATTCGACCCTCGCCAATACGGTAAAGGCGATGAAACTTGGAGCCAATGATTATCTTTCAAAGCCTTTTGCTGACCATGAACTCATCAAAGCAGTAAAAGATTTGTTAAACAATGATTTGTTAAACAAAGACCAATAA
- a CDS encoding response regulator, whose product MGALKEKTKTESTKAAHILIMEDDLNVARGLKMVLDEQGYDVDLRDTGYGALDAIGQYEYDLLMADLRLPDIDGMQVIKQVRQSNPETGVIVMTGYATSALAVDALKLGASDFIAKPFTEDQIKASIDEALLAHFKNMETAKVGSQSSLDAISIQKREVLKVLNRTSEDRRFSNNLMKKGGDALWEYTLSNEAKAAIGSGDLGWINKHVGELTQKQLMYVYKRLELEVW is encoded by the coding sequence ATGGGTGCATTAAAGGAAAAGACCAAGACTGAATCAACGAAAGCAGCTCACATCCTTATTATGGAGGATGACCTCAATGTTGCAAGGGGGCTGAAGATGGTTCTTGATGAACAAGGATATGATGTGGATCTAAGGGATACCGGATACGGTGCCCTGGACGCCATCGGCCAGTATGAGTACGATCTGCTCATGGCTGATCTGAGACTGCCGGATATTGACGGTATGCAGGTTATTAAGCAGGTAAGACAGTCAAATCCTGAAACAGGTGTCATTGTAATGACCGGGTATGCAACAAGTGCTCTTGCTGTGGATGCCTTAAAATTGGGTGCCAGCGATTTTATTGCAAAGCCCTTTACTGAGGATCAGATCAAAGCTTCCATTGACGAGGCTCTTTTAGCACATTTTAAAAATATGGAAACTGCAAAGGTCGGCTCCCAGTCTTCCCTGGACGCAATTTCCATCCAAAAACGCGAGGTGCTCAAGGTTCTGAATCGAACCAGTGAAGACAGGCGTTTTTCAAACAACCTCATGAAAAAAGGCGGAGATGCCCTGTGGGAGTATACCCTTTCGAACGAGGCAAAGGCAGCCATTGGTTCGGGAGATCTTGGGTGGATCAACAAACATGTGGGTGAGTTGACCCAGAAACAGCTCATGTACGTGTATAAGCGCCTTGAGTTGGAGGTGTGGTAG
- a CDS encoding sigma-54-dependent transcriptional regulator, with protein MIESRILVVDDEPAIASGCKMILSEQGYRVEIEISGREGLKKLLSSPFDLVLLDIQFPHINGIDILKEVKKQRPDLAVIIMTGNGTVNNAVDAMKSGAFDFITKPFSEEQLVCSVTKALESIKLVKENNSLKKQLYDKFDFSNIIGETSEIKKIFEKIERVSPMDSTVLLDGESGTGKELFAKAIHVRSTRASCRFLAVDCSTFSSTVMESELFGHVKGAFTGAETAHEGIFGAACDGTLFLDEVGNLDLDIQGKLLRVLETGEYKPVGSNQIKKSQARVVAATNKNLVQMIKEGTFREDLFYRLNVFPIKIPPLRERRDDVPKIAYHFLRLFCRKAHKKIHGFSDDALSALVNFDWPGNVRQLKNVVERLVIMCDKEQLDHRELMDNLEIKPVALVRDIPLTLEELKRARKDFLEDSFRPVERLFLLRALDDAKGNITQAAKAVGMQRSNFSAMMKKNDIHA; from the coding sequence ATGATTGAGTCAAGGATTCTTGTGGTTGATGACGAGCCTGCCATTGCAAGCGGCTGTAAGATGATACTCTCAGAGCAGGGGTACAGAGTGGAGATCGAAATCTCGGGCCGTGAAGGGCTTAAAAAACTCTTGAGTTCCCCCTTTGATCTTGTGCTCCTGGATATTCAGTTTCCCCATATCAACGGTATTGATATCCTCAAAGAAGTGAAAAAACAACGCCCGGATCTTGCCGTGATCATTATGACGGGCAATGGAACGGTAAACAATGCGGTTGATGCCATGAAGAGCGGGGCATTTGATTTTATTACCAAGCCTTTTAGTGAGGAACAGCTTGTATGCAGCGTTACCAAGGCCCTTGAAAGCATCAAGCTTGTAAAAGAAAATAATTCGTTAAAAAAACAGCTCTATGATAAATTTGATTTCAGTAACATTATTGGGGAAACCTCTGAAATTAAAAAAATATTTGAAAAAATTGAACGGGTCTCTCCCATGGACAGTACGGTACTCCTGGATGGGGAGAGCGGCACGGGAAAAGAGTTGTTTGCCAAAGCGATTCATGTGAGAAGCACCCGGGCATCTTGCAGGTTTCTGGCCGTTGATTGCAGTACCTTTTCATCCACAGTTATGGAAAGTGAGCTTTTTGGACATGTCAAGGGTGCCTTTACCGGTGCCGAAACTGCCCATGAAGGCATTTTTGGCGCTGCCTGCGATGGCACCCTTTTCCTGGATGAGGTTGGCAATCTTGATCTGGATATCCAGGGGAAATTGCTGCGGGTCCTTGAGACAGGAGAGTATAAACCCGTTGGCTCAAACCAGATCAAAAAGAGCCAGGCCCGTGTTGTTGCGGCAACCAACAAAAATCTTGTTCAAATGATCAAAGAAGGAACCTTTCGGGAGGATCTTTTTTACCGTTTGAACGTATTTCCCATCAAGATCCCCCCCCTGAGGGAGCGGCGGGATGATGTTCCTAAAATTGCCTACCATTTTCTGCGGTTGTTCTGCCGTAAGGCCCATAAAAAAATCCATGGTTTTTCCGATGATGCATTGAGTGCCCTTGTCAATTTTGACTGGCCTGGTAATGTGAGGCAGTTAAAAAATGTGGTTGAACGGCTTGTGATTATGTGTGACAAGGAACAGCTTGATCATCGGGAACTCATGGACAACCTTGAAATTAAACCGGTCGCCCTGGTACGGGACATCCCCCTGACCCTTGAAGAGCTGAAGCGGGCCAGAAAAGATTTTCTTGAAGACAGTTTTCGGCCGGTTGAACGGTTATTTCTTCTTCGTGCCCTGGATGATGCAAAAGGTAATATCACCCAGGCCGCAAAAGCCGTTGGTATGCAGCGCTCAAATTTTTCTGCCATGATGAAAAAAAATGATATTCACGCTTGA
- a CDS encoding hydrogenase iron-sulfur subunit, which translates to MSDNFEPTIIGFLCNWCAYAGGDLAGVSRFEYPTNMRAIRVMCSGMVHPDLVVDSLKKGADGVIVMGUHLGECHYLDGNNKALARAAVINMILEDAGIDPERFAIEWVSGAEGPRFAKKVTEFTNKIKELGPNRFNLEEVA; encoded by the coding sequence ATGTCAGATAATTTTGAACCGACCATCATCGGTTTTCTCTGCAACTGGTGCGCCTATGCCGGTGGAGACCTGGCTGGGGTGTCACGGTTTGAGTATCCCACCAACATGAGGGCCATAAGGGTTATGTGCTCTGGAATGGTCCATCCAGATCTTGTGGTGGATTCCTTGAAGAAAGGGGCCGATGGCGTCATTGTTATGGGGTGACACCTTGGCGAATGTCATTACCTGGATGGTAATAACAAAGCATTGGCAAGAGCAGCTGTTATCAACATGATACTTGAGGATGCCGGCATTGATCCGGAACGGTTTGCCATTGAGTGGGTCTCAGGGGCGGAAGGCCCCAGATTTGCAAAAAAAGTGACCGAGTTCACCAATAAAATTAAGGAGCTTGGCCCCAACCGGTTCAACCTCGAGGAGGTGGCATAA
- a CDS encoding VF530 family protein, translating to MKKQQDNSPLHGVTLEQIVESLVDRYGWDALGQLINIRCFNSDPSVKSSLKFLRKTPWARSKVEQLFLATKNSPWKNVL from the coding sequence ATGAAAAAACAGCAGGACAACAGCCCCTTGCACGGGGTAACCCTGGAGCAGATCGTGGAAAGCCTGGTTGATCGTTATGGTTGGGATGCTTTGGGTCAGCTGATTAATATCCGTTGCTTTAACAGTGACCCTTCGGTGAAATCGAGCCTTAAATTTCTTCGAAAAACCCCCTGGGCCAGGAGCAAAGTCGAACAATTGTTTCTGGCAACCAAGAACAGTCCCTGGAAAAATGTTCTTTAG